The proteins below come from a single Halobacillus salinarum genomic window:
- a CDS encoding serine hydrolase: protein MKQRFQAAIAVMAAFVFSVMVVFSSPGSTYAASFDLGAKSAILVDANTGKVLFSKEPDLTLPPASMTKMMTEYLVLEAIEKGTISWDTTTQISDYPYSISANPSFSGVGLKQNHDYTVRELYEAMAINSDNATTIALAELVAGSEKDFVDMMNKKAKEMGLPDYQFVNSTGLSNKDLGENRPKGTEADATNLLSARSTAMLAYHLINDYPESLEVTSVTTTKFDGQTIQNWNWMLPNMPGYLKQFGYDGVDGLKTGFTDLAGYCFTGTAERDGQRLISVVMKTDSKEARFQETAKLFNYGFQQFSTKELYPAGYQVKDQSELKVTKGKEDQVEVETKSALKTMVKNGEEKQYSVKYHFDKDKLTKDGKITAPVKKGDKVGTAELVYKGDEKYTNLLSGKPQKTTVDLVTTSSVEKANWFMLALGGIGDFFSDVFTGAVDTVKGWF, encoded by the coding sequence TTGAAACAGCGTTTTCAAGCTGCAATAGCTGTAATGGCGGCTTTTGTTTTTAGTGTAATGGTCGTTTTTTCTAGTCCGGGCTCTACATATGCCGCTTCTTTTGACTTAGGAGCGAAGTCTGCAATTCTAGTAGATGCAAATACCGGCAAAGTATTGTTTTCGAAAGAACCGGATCTAACCTTGCCCCCAGCAAGCATGACCAAGATGATGACCGAGTACCTTGTCCTCGAGGCGATCGAGAAAGGAACCATCAGCTGGGATACAACGACTCAAATTAGTGATTACCCTTATAGTATTTCTGCAAACCCCTCTTTTTCCGGGGTAGGTTTAAAACAAAATCATGATTATACGGTTCGTGAACTATATGAAGCGATGGCGATTAACTCTGACAATGCGACGACGATCGCACTTGCTGAGTTAGTAGCTGGTTCAGAAAAAGATTTTGTAGATATGATGAATAAAAAGGCCAAGGAAATGGGCCTTCCTGATTACCAATTTGTCAATTCTACAGGCCTTTCCAACAAGGACCTGGGAGAAAATCGTCCAAAAGGAACAGAAGCAGACGCAACCAATTTGCTCTCCGCTCGTTCTACTGCCATGCTTGCCTACCACCTGATCAACGATTATCCAGAATCTCTCGAGGTGACAAGTGTTACCACTACTAAGTTTGATGGACAGACGATTCAGAACTGGAACTGGATGCTTCCCAACATGCCGGGCTATTTAAAACAATTCGGCTATGATGGCGTGGATGGTTTAAAAACAGGCTTTACCGACCTTGCCGGTTATTGCTTTACCGGAACGGCTGAAAGGGACGGACAGCGCCTCATTTCCGTTGTCATGAAAACCGACAGCAAAGAAGCTCGTTTCCAGGAAACGGCGAAGCTCTTTAACTATGGCTTCCAGCAGTTCAGCACTAAGGAACTCTATCCGGCTGGCTACCAAGTCAAGGATCAGTCTGAGCTTAAGGTGACCAAAGGGAAAGAAGACCAGGTTGAAGTCGAAACGAAAAGTGCTTTAAAAACGATGGTGAAAAACGGAGAGGAAAAGCAATACTCTGTGAAATACCATTTTGACAAAGATAAACTGACCAAAGACGGTAAAATTACTGCCCCTGTGAAAAAAGGGGATAAAGTAGGAACAGCTGAGCTGGTCTATAAAGGCGATGAGAAGTACACCAATCTATTATCAGGCAAACCGCAGAAAACGACGGTAGATTTAGTGACAACTTCCTCTGTAGAAAAAGCCAACTGGTTTATGCTTGCCTTAGGCGGCATTGGTGATTTCTTCAGTGATGTCTTCACAGGAGCTGTAGATACGGTAAAAGGCTGGTTCTAG
- the guaB gene encoding IMP dehydrogenase, producing MREDKFTKEGLTFDDVLLLPAKSDVLPRDVSLATELSPTLKLNMPIISAGMDTVTEAEMAVGMARQGGLGVIHKNMSIEDQAEHVDRVKRSESGVITNPFFLTPEHQVFDAEHLMGKFRISGVPIVNNVEEQKLVGILTNRDLRFIEDYSMAISEVMTSEDLVTAPVGTTLDEAEKILQRYKIEKLPLVDNQGVLKGLITIKDIEKVIEFPNAAKDEQGRLLVAAAVGVTADAMTRIDKLVEAHVDALVVDTAHGHSQGVIEQVKRIRAKYPDINIIAGNVATPEATRELIEAGADVIKVGIGPGSICTTRVVAGVGVPQITAVNDCAMEAEKDNIPVVADGGIKYSGDIVKAIAAGGHAVMLGSLLAGVTESPGETEIFQGRRFKVYRGMGSVGAMEAGSKDRYFQNEQESKKLVPEGIEGRMPYKGPLSDSIHQLLGGLRSGMGYCGTTTIEALRNDSKFTRITGAGLRESHPHDVQITKEAPNYSV from the coding sequence ATGCGTGAGGACAAATTTACTAAAGAGGGATTGACGTTTGATGATGTCCTTCTACTACCGGCAAAGTCTGATGTGCTGCCACGTGATGTTTCTTTAGCGACGGAATTGTCACCGACGTTAAAATTGAACATGCCGATTATCAGTGCAGGAATGGACACGGTCACAGAAGCGGAAATGGCTGTTGGAATGGCAAGGCAAGGCGGACTTGGAGTCATTCATAAGAACATGTCGATTGAAGACCAGGCGGAACACGTCGACCGGGTGAAACGATCAGAGAGCGGTGTCATCACCAATCCATTTTTCCTTACTCCGGAGCATCAAGTGTTTGATGCCGAGCATTTAATGGGAAAATTCCGGATTTCAGGTGTGCCGATTGTCAATAATGTTGAGGAGCAGAAGCTGGTCGGAATCCTTACCAACCGCGATCTGCGTTTTATCGAAGATTACTCGATGGCGATTTCTGAAGTCATGACGAGTGAAGATCTTGTAACGGCTCCAGTAGGCACCACCCTTGATGAAGCGGAAAAGATCCTGCAGCGGTACAAAATTGAAAAACTGCCTTTAGTGGACAACCAGGGCGTGTTAAAAGGCTTAATTACGATCAAGGATATCGAAAAAGTCATTGAATTTCCAAACGCCGCCAAAGACGAACAAGGACGCCTGTTAGTGGCTGCAGCTGTCGGCGTTACAGCAGATGCGATGACAAGAATTGATAAACTGGTCGAAGCGCATGTCGATGCGTTAGTTGTCGATACGGCTCACGGCCATTCCCAAGGGGTCATTGAGCAGGTAAAACGCATCCGGGCGAAATACCCTGATATCAATATTATCGCAGGAAATGTGGCAACACCGGAAGCTACCCGCGAGCTTATCGAAGCAGGAGCCGATGTCATTAAGGTCGGGATAGGACCTGGATCGATTTGTACGACACGTGTCGTCGCTGGTGTCGGAGTGCCGCAAATAACGGCTGTGAATGACTGTGCGATGGAAGCGGAAAAAGACAACATTCCTGTCGTTGCTGATGGAGGAATCAAGTATTCGGGAGATATCGTTAAAGCGATCGCTGCCGGGGGACATGCGGTTATGCTCGGTAGTCTTTTAGCGGGGGTTACGGAAAGTCCTGGAGAAACAGAAATTTTCCAAGGACGCCGCTTCAAAGTCTATCGCGGCATGGGTTCTGTCGGCGCCATGGAAGCAGGATCCAAAGACCGTTATTTCCAAAACGAACAAGAATCCAAAAAGCTTGTGCCTGAAGGAATTGAAGGAAGGATGCCTTACAAGGGACCGCTTTCCGATTCCATTCACCAGCTGCTTGGCGGTCTGCGCTCAGGCATGGGCTATTGTGGGACTACGACCATTGAGGCACTTCGAAATGATTCCAAATTCACAAGAATCACGGGCGCGGGGTTAAGAGAAAGCCATCCTCATGACGTTCAAATTACAAAAGAAGCACCAAACTACTCCGTTTGA
- a CDS encoding YaaC family protein has translation MRDNQTILAYLQVTAHTRPFLASCYERIENRRASQHAYNNAERFIYGLNLGDEYLQSSLHTPLSVQPLLLYYSLTHYLKSLLLTVDPGYPATAKVLAHGLSTRKRKRQHYRFLEDDIRIQPNGLFPYAARHLFAFETTEEKVSMDELLRPLPFMSWIYEYKNLQTDSTGEPWPELLAHFAILYNLSMLVRYEGEWWGEMEQLRDRDDYVFITQFLKESSNRIPLLIAEWLKGQFHQSGLEN, from the coding sequence GTGAGAGATAACCAAACCATTCTTGCTTATTTACAAGTGACTGCCCACACGCGTCCTTTCCTTGCTTCTTGTTATGAACGAATTGAAAATCGCAGAGCCTCCCAGCACGCCTACAACAACGCGGAACGGTTTATTTATGGATTGAATCTTGGCGATGAGTATTTACAGTCCAGCCTCCATACGCCTTTAAGCGTCCAGCCGCTGCTTTTATATTACAGCTTAACTCATTATTTAAAAAGTTTGCTTCTCACGGTCGATCCCGGTTATCCAGCCACAGCGAAAGTGCTGGCGCACGGCCTTTCCACGAGAAAAAGAAAGCGGCAGCACTATCGATTTTTGGAAGATGATATCCGGATTCAGCCGAACGGGCTGTTTCCTTATGCTGCCCGTCACCTCTTTGCTTTTGAGACAACCGAGGAGAAGGTATCGATGGATGAACTGCTGCGTCCGCTTCCCTTTATGAGCTGGATTTATGAATATAAAAATCTGCAGACTGACTCCACCGGCGAACCATGGCCGGAGCTGCTTGCCCATTTTGCAATTCTTTACAATTTAAGCATGCTTGTCCGCTATGAAGGAGAATGGTGGGGAGAGATGGAACAGCTGAGAGACCGGGATGACTATGTATTCATTACGCAATTTCTTAAAGAATCTTCTAATCGGATTCCTCTGCTGATTGCCGAATGGTTAAAAGGCCAGTTTCACCAATCAGGCTTGGAAAACTGA